From Deinococcus aquaticus, one genomic window encodes:
- a CDS encoding chemotaxis protein CheW has translation MPDALLVRIQGERVALPLSGEQTIAELGPVAPLPNGEPLLLGLTTVQGRAVPLVNLAPLLTGAPAADEPRLMVLTSLEGDRVALLVNEVFGVTALPTPPVSSALLIDLPGGPLLNPAVLARELRDSLGQ, from the coding sequence ATGCCGGACGCGCTGCTGGTCCGCATTCAGGGCGAACGCGTGGCCCTGCCCCTCTCGGGAGAGCAGACCATCGCCGAGCTGGGACCGGTCGCGCCCCTCCCGAACGGCGAGCCACTGCTACTGGGCCTGACCACCGTGCAGGGCCGCGCCGTGCCACTGGTGAACCTCGCTCCCCTCCTGACCGGCGCGCCCGCCGCCGACGAGCCCCGCCTGATGGTCCTGACCAGCCTTGAAGGGGACCGCGTGGCCCTGCTGGTCAACGAGGTGTTCGGCGTCACGGCCCTGCCCACCCCGCCCGTCAGCAGCGCCCTGCTGATCGACCTGCCCGGTGGCCCGCTGCTGAACCCGGCCGTGCTGGCCCGCGAACTGCGCGACTCCCTGGGTCAGTAA
- a CDS encoding DUF427 domain-containing protein, with protein sequence MKATWNGEVIAQSADTVVVEGNHYFPADSVNPAYLIPSDTHSTCPWKGEASYHTLRVGGQDNRDAAWYYPTPKDAARQITGRIAFWKGVTISED encoded by the coding sequence ATGAAAGCCACCTGGAACGGAGAGGTCATCGCGCAGTCCGCAGATACCGTGGTCGTGGAAGGCAACCATTACTTCCCGGCCGACAGCGTCAACCCCGCCTACCTGATTCCCAGCGACACCCACAGCACCTGCCCCTGGAAGGGCGAGGCCAGCTACCACACCCTGCGGGTCGGTGGGCAGGACAACCGCGACGCCGCGTGGTACTACCCCACACCCAAGGACGCCGCCCGGCAGATCACTGGCCGCATCGCCTTCTGGAAAGGCGTGACGATCAGCGAAGACTGA
- a CDS encoding biotin-dependent carboxyltransferase family protein, translated as MIEVIRPGVQSTVQDAGRRVRALGVPAGGAADAAARRLANALVGNAPESRAAGLEVTLSGPTLLFHAAALVSLCGAPFEVALLGADGAGRPFAPWRAVPVQAGDRLSIGGTPAGARAFLAVRGGLDVPEVFGSRGTDLRSAFGGVQGRALRAGDRLAWSPLPGVRPARAFVSPELRTPVGPDHTLRVQVTPDATPDLLDALTGQTFTVSAQADRMGARLSGVVAAPHDPARASVPNVPGMVQLPPDGQPILLLPDAGTHGGYPTPLVVISADLPRLAQLRPGDRVTLRPVTPAQARAALWAHERGLRQAEWALRHWYAGAGSAPLCCAHAD; from the coding sequence GTGATTGAGGTGATCCGGCCGGGCGTGCAGTCCACCGTGCAGGACGCCGGGCGGCGCGTGCGGGCGCTGGGCGTTCCGGCAGGCGGCGCGGCGGACGCGGCGGCCCGCCGACTGGCGAACGCCCTGGTCGGGAACGCGCCGGAGAGTCGCGCGGCGGGGCTGGAGGTCACGCTGTCCGGCCCCACGCTGCTGTTTCACGCGGCGGCACTGGTCAGCCTGTGCGGCGCGCCGTTCGAGGTGGCGCTGCTCGGCGCGGACGGCGCGGGTCGGCCCTTCGCGCCCTGGCGGGCCGTGCCGGTGCAGGCTGGTGACCGACTGAGCATCGGGGGTACCCCGGCGGGCGCGCGGGCGTTCCTGGCGGTGCGGGGCGGGCTGGACGTACCAGAGGTGTTCGGCAGTCGCGGCACGGACCTGCGCAGTGCGTTCGGGGGCGTGCAGGGGCGGGCGCTGCGGGCGGGGGACCGACTGGCGTGGTCTCCCCTGCCCGGGGTGAGGCCCGCGCGGGCGTTCGTGTCGCCGGAGCTGCGCACGCCGGTCGGGCCGGACCACACGCTGCGGGTGCAGGTCACGCCGGACGCCACGCCGGACCTGCTGGACGCGCTGACCGGGCAGACGTTCACGGTGAGCGCGCAGGCGGACCGCATGGGCGCGCGGCTGTCCGGGGTGGTCGCCGCGCCGCACGACCCGGCGCGCGCCAGTGTGCCGAACGTGCCGGGCATGGTTCAGCTGCCGCCAGACGGACAGCCCATCCTGCTACTACCGGACGCCGGCACGCACGGCGGCTACCCCACGCCGCTGGTCGTGATCAGCGCGGACCTGCCCCGGCTGGCGCAGTTGCGGCCCGGTGACCGCGTGACCCTGCGGCCCGTCACGCCCGCACAGGCCCGCGCGGCGCTGTGGGCGCACGAGCGGGGGCTGCGGCAGGCCGAGTGGGCGCTGCGGCACTGGTACGCGGGGGCCGGGAGCGCTCCTCTATGCTGCGCCCATGCAGATTGA
- a CDS encoding MHYT domain-containing protein, with product MDHSQMVSAQWNSSYIVLSYIIAALASYVSLELAGRAGQNFSQSASRFWLIAQALVLGYGIWAMHFVGMLAYQVNVAANFNPGLTVFSGLIAVALIYPALRILHAGPLSLGRLATAGSVAGLGIVIMHYTGMAAYQMPGTEVQLVWFPLIASVLIAVGASMVAFFLFRLLSSEWVTRQSRMALLGVKVGAGLVMGAAVIGMHYTGMAALNYHVVDEMKTGLASGGVDTSLLALIVGVVSFLLIGLAVTSILMDAGRGGDLDEMDFGAGSAAD from the coding sequence ATGGATCATTCTCAGATGGTGAGCGCGCAGTGGAACAGCTCCTACATCGTGTTGTCTTACATCATTGCGGCGCTGGCATCGTACGTCTCGCTGGAACTGGCGGGCCGCGCCGGGCAGAACTTCAGTCAGAGCGCCAGCCGCTTCTGGCTGATTGCGCAGGCCCTGGTGCTCGGGTACGGCATCTGGGCCATGCACTTCGTGGGCATGCTGGCCTACCAGGTGAACGTGGCTGCCAACTTCAACCCGGGCCTGACCGTGTTCTCCGGCCTGATCGCCGTGGCGCTGATCTACCCCGCGCTGCGCATCCTGCACGCCGGACCTCTGAGTCTGGGCCGTCTGGCCACCGCCGGATCGGTCGCCGGTCTGGGAATCGTGATCATGCACTACACCGGCATGGCCGCCTACCAGATGCCCGGCACGGAAGTGCAGCTCGTGTGGTTCCCGCTGATCGCCTCGGTCCTGATCGCCGTGGGCGCCAGCATGGTCGCGTTCTTCCTGTTCCGCCTTCTGTCCAGCGAGTGGGTGACCCGTCAGAGCCGCATGGCCCTGCTGGGCGTGAAGGTCGGCGCGGGCCTCGTGATGGGCGCCGCCGTAATCGGCATGCACTACACAGGCATGGCCGCCCTGAACTACCACGTGGTCGACGAGATGAAGACCGGACTGGCCTCCGGTGGCGTGGACACCTCGCTGCTGGCCCTGATCGTGGGCGTCGTGTCGTTCCTGCTGATCGGTCTGGCCGTCACCAGCATCCTGATGGACGCCGGACGCGGCGGCGATCTCGACGAGATGGATTTCGGCGCCGGCAGCGCCGCCGACTGA
- a CDS encoding GGDEF domain-containing protein: MRRPPLSPRDSLTASQVGGVARDSLDRRALNRRLLGVVLAALLLKMLSLPMSSFERAALPLLALLMAGVAASTHNARVPLRTLHLTTLLGAWAYLLGSLWFVLFRVPSELQLVNLSGMGPWITVLIASHLWLLGRQDSRLLNLLGLGGVAGLTLVYVAGHGAWASPIVGMVVQTLLASTILLVGQHSAVLRTLGNLRRDLLGGGLPGEHDPLTGLPGRQGTEDALVREFQRRPEGLSVAVIGVDGLGALQEQYGLGFTERLVAHLSRVTLGVVRDQDVLGRLGADQLVMVMRTPDARAARAACERLRVRIASRPLEGVNLTVSVGVAFYAEHADPQALWQEAQDALASVQGSSQNRVALGVWHAAGADDRPDQNGSAPQVFPA; this comes from the coding sequence ATGAGACGCCCGCCTCTTTCCCCCAGGGATTCCCTGACTGCCAGTCAGGTGGGCGGCGTGGCCCGCGACAGCCTGGACCGCCGCGCCCTGAACCGCCGCCTGCTGGGGGTGGTGCTGGCCGCGCTGCTGCTGAAGATGCTGTCCCTGCCCATGAGCAGTTTCGAGCGGGCGGCGCTGCCGCTGCTGGCGCTGCTGATGGCCGGCGTGGCCGCCAGCACCCACAATGCCCGGGTGCCGCTGCGGACCCTGCACCTGACCACGCTGCTGGGGGCCTGGGCGTACCTGCTGGGCAGCCTGTGGTTCGTGCTGTTCCGCGTGCCTTCAGAGTTGCAGCTGGTCAACCTGAGTGGCATGGGGCCGTGGATCACGGTGCTGATCGCCTCGCACCTGTGGCTGCTGGGCCGCCAGGACAGCAGGCTGCTGAACCTGCTGGGGCTGGGCGGCGTGGCGGGCCTGACGCTGGTGTACGTCGCCGGGCACGGTGCCTGGGCGTCCCCGATCGTGGGGATGGTCGTGCAGACCCTGCTGGCGTCCACAATTCTGCTGGTCGGGCAGCACAGCGCGGTCCTGCGCACGCTGGGCAATCTGCGGCGGGACCTGCTGGGCGGCGGTCTGCCCGGCGAGCACGATCCGCTGACCGGTCTGCCGGGCCGCCAGGGAACCGAGGACGCGCTGGTCCGCGAGTTCCAGCGGCGGCCCGAGGGCCTCAGCGTGGCCGTGATCGGCGTGGACGGACTGGGAGCCCTTCAGGAGCAGTACGGGCTGGGGTTCACCGAGCGGCTGGTGGCGCACCTGTCCCGCGTGACGCTGGGCGTGGTGCGGGATCAGGATGTGCTGGGTCGCCTGGGGGCAGATCAGCTGGTGATGGTGATGCGCACGCCGGACGCCCGCGCGGCCCGCGCCGCCTGCGAGCGCCTGCGGGTGCGCATCGCGTCCCGTCCGCTGGAGGGCGTGAACCTGACGGTCAGTGTGGGTGTGGCGTTCTACGCCGAGCATGCCGACCCGCAGGCGCTGTGGCAGGAAGCGCAGGACGCGCTGGCATCGGTGCAGGGCAGTTCCCAGAACCGCGTGGCGCTGGGCGTGTGGCACGCGGCCGGTGCGGACGACCGCCCGGATCAGAACGGGAGCGCGCCGCAGGTCTTCCCCGCCTGA
- a CDS encoding nitrilase-related carbon-nitrogen hydrolase produces MTSHSTTAPDRVVRAVAVQPRWHASDFTDADAFRRWMRAQLESARPHLSADHPTLVVLTELNGLPLVLRGGGWALRLRTFERVALALFLARLPRTLPILLRERVSPIRALQLAGIDENTALYLHTCRDLAREYGVYLCCGSAPTPRYRLRGRQLTRAPGILTNQTVLLDPSGDLIGVTDKVHLTPDEQAGGVDLTPGDLREMRVFPTPAGNLGVAISLDAFRPDVIGTLEAQGCTVLLQPDANGSPWTAKEGLPPDPAHIRDQTVAWLESSWQVTSTSAQIRYAVNPMVVGNLLNLTFDGQSAITGPPEQAPQPRSYVLTDPRPGFLALTPWVEDGPADQLRQTGLHLAAGSGHPRENAYRTDTLSADLTLPAAPLTPPEPTPHETALRALLRGEARASRPRLWPWALAALTLLALPLLRRRP; encoded by the coding sequence ATGACCTCCCACTCCACCACCGCCCCGGACCGGGTCGTGCGCGCCGTGGCCGTGCAGCCCAGATGGCACGCCAGCGACTTCACGGACGCCGACGCCTTCCGCCGCTGGATGCGCGCCCAGCTGGAATCCGCCCGCCCGCACCTGAGCGCCGACCACCCCACCCTGGTCGTCCTGACCGAACTGAACGGTCTGCCGCTGGTCCTGCGCGGCGGCGGCTGGGCGCTGCGACTGCGCACCTTTGAGCGCGTGGCGCTGGCCCTGTTCCTGGCGAGGCTGCCGCGCACGCTGCCCATCCTGCTGCGCGAACGCGTGTCACCCATCCGCGCCCTGCAACTTGCCGGAATCGACGAGAACACCGCCCTGTACCTGCACACCTGCCGCGACCTGGCCCGCGAGTACGGCGTGTACCTCTGCTGCGGCAGCGCCCCCACGCCCCGCTACCGCCTGCGCGGCCGCCAGCTGACCCGCGCGCCCGGCATCCTGACCAACCAGACTGTCCTTCTCGACCCCAGCGGCGACCTGATCGGCGTGACCGACAAGGTCCACCTCACCCCCGACGAGCAGGCGGGCGGCGTGGACCTCACCCCCGGCGACCTGCGCGAGATGCGCGTGTTCCCCACACCCGCCGGGAACCTGGGCGTCGCCATCAGCCTCGACGCCTTCCGGCCCGACGTGATCGGCACGCTGGAAGCGCAGGGCTGCACCGTCCTGCTACAACCCGACGCGAACGGCTCCCCCTGGACCGCCAAGGAAGGCCTGCCGCCCGACCCTGCCCACATCCGCGACCAGACCGTCGCGTGGCTGGAAAGCAGCTGGCAGGTCACCAGCACCAGCGCCCAGATCCGCTACGCCGTGAACCCCATGGTCGTCGGAAACCTCCTGAACCTCACCTTCGACGGCCAGAGTGCCATCACCGGCCCGCCCGAACAGGCCCCCCAGCCGCGCAGTTACGTCCTGACTGACCCCCGCCCCGGCTTCCTGGCCCTGACCCCCTGGGTCGAGGACGGCCCCGCCGACCAGCTCCGCCAGACCGGCCTGCACCTCGCCGCCGGCAGCGGCCACCCCCGCGAGAACGCCTACCGCACCGACACCCTGTCCGCCGACCTGACCCTCCCTGCCGCCCCCCTCACGCCCCCCGAACCCACCCCGCACGAAACCGCCCTGCGCGCCCTGCTGCGCGGCGAGGCCCGCGCCTCCCGCCCCAGGTTGTGGCCCTGGGCGCTGGCCGCGCTGACCCTGCTGGCCCTGCCGCTGCTACGCCGCCGCCCCTGA
- a CDS encoding 5-oxoprolinase subunit B family protein yields the protein MSGEASGADFNSLVFTCLGDAALSVSTPRARALLAGLRDTPLPGVLEVVPALMRLTVLFDPLRLDAGQLEAALRGRLAGLREQPDGPGAGGAARTLVVPVVFGGAGGPDLEWCAAHAGLTGEAFVSALCAQKLEVAFLGFTPGFAFLTGLPPSLRMPRLDAPRGRVPAGSVALGGPWAGVYPSGTPGGWRIVGHTDLSLFDLSRPEPVPWRAGDHVQFRAVMARSAR from the coding sequence GTGAGCGGCGAGGCGTCCGGGGCAGACTTCAACAGTCTGGTCTTCACGTGTCTGGGGGACGCGGCCCTGAGTGTGAGCACGCCGCGCGCGCGGGCGCTGCTGGCGGGCCTGCGAGACACGCCGCTGCCGGGGGTGCTGGAGGTCGTTCCGGCGCTGATGAGGCTGACCGTGCTGTTCGATCCGCTGAGGCTGGACGCCGGGCAGCTGGAGGCGGCGCTGCGCGGGCGGCTGGCGGGATTGCGGGAGCAGCCGGACGGGCCGGGCGCGGGCGGCGCCGCGCGGACGCTGGTGGTGCCCGTCGTGTTCGGCGGGGCGGGCGGCCCGGACCTGGAGTGGTGCGCGGCCCACGCCGGGCTGACCGGGGAGGCGTTCGTGTCGGCGCTGTGCGCGCAGAAGCTGGAGGTGGCGTTCCTGGGGTTCACGCCAGGATTCGCGTTCCTGACGGGCCTGCCGCCGTCACTGCGGATGCCGCGCCTGGACGCGCCGCGCGGGCGGGTTCCGGCGGGCAGCGTGGCGCTGGGCGGGCCGTGGGCGGGCGTCTATCCCAGCGGCACGCCCGGCGGCTGGCGCATCGTGGGCCACACGGACCTGAGTCTGTTCGACCTGTCGCGGCCCGAGCCGGTGCCGTGGCGGGCCGGGGACCACGTGCAGTTCCGGGCGGTCATGGCCAGGAGCGCGAGGTGA
- a CDS encoding response regulator has translation MARILIVDDSPADLKFMEAALNGTAHTVTALNDPAQVEAVAEQVKPDLLMVDVVMPGRNGYEVVRGLRRQPGMEALKVVFVSSKGNETDVKWGLRQGADDYIVKPYTPDQLYGVIAKLIG, from the coding sequence ATGGCACGAATCCTGATCGTTGATGACTCCCCCGCCGACCTGAAGTTCATGGAAGCCGCCTTGAACGGCACTGCCCACACCGTCACGGCCCTGAACGACCCCGCGCAGGTGGAAGCTGTGGCCGAACAGGTCAAACCCGACCTGCTGATGGTGGACGTCGTGATGCCCGGCCGCAACGGCTACGAGGTCGTGCGCGGCCTGCGCCGCCAGCCCGGCATGGAAGCCCTGAAAGTCGTGTTCGTGTCCAGCAAGGGCAACGAAACCGACGTGAAGTGGGGCCTGCGTCAGGGTGCCGACGATTACATCGTCAAGCCGTACACGCCCGACCAGCTGTACGGCGTGATCGCCAAACTGATCGGCTGA
- a CDS encoding alpha-amylase family glycosyl hydrolase, producing the protein MKRFHTLGRAGALTALTLSLSACSLFKSPVETARVWQDEVIYFAMTDRFANGNTANDNGPNRDAGDRADRTNPLAWQGGDFAGLKAKIDDGYFKRMGFTALWITPVVLQVPAIPVGDGPNQGKTFAGYHGYWAEDFRKIDPHFGTLDEYRALIDAAHRNGLKVIQDIVVNHAGYGATLTKTNPEWFNTPEDCKASGNKTTDCDLAGLPDFKQDLPAVTAYLNDFVKYWRTETGIDGLRIDTMKHVPDAYWKQFFAAGGAGDPAKIWSVGEVFDGNPAYLARFMDELGSPSVFDFALHFAFKDQMSSAGGNLDRVADVFAQDGAYRDPTRLTTFVDNHDVRRFVSEVTERGGTAAQAAERLDMALSTMYFSRGTPSVWQGTEIAQAGLGDPYGNTLGQGNREPMDFARLAGSALDERLGALAQARTRYRALTRGAQQELWRPNGGAPILAYRRVVSGVTGAAGQPVVFVVNGGDAPVDLSTLGSGGIPLLGTFAGGALTEVTGKASTLSVSGGRLTGTVPARSVLAVTAQAGAGSSGTVNPALPELSGLKVTAGDGAAELSWTPATNPAVSGYRVYVKAAGGSERLLNFAPIPAAQASLLARGLTNEAATTFRVVTVDSAGTESRGVSVTGTPSEKNTVPVTFSVDARSQGNGPIELRRFDTGSQIEYPMTQDTRGQWKTTLNLPLFREVKFKYGNDAPGAKNSGYEGPGQGDRSLLVRGGAASSGTYDFTEKPAPTTFIEGTVNGGAGPLGGALVEASSQPAGGQTGADPSLNYALTFPDGRYVLPAPAGTHTLRASADGFEAATQDAAAPQTGVNFTLSALSGTVVGKYRIDGKLNDWTAPKADVQSPAAGTFGADNNFQNLRIDSDAQYLYLGYRYRVAGNSAVVYLDTAPGGAAQADSFDAWKRAATFSGAMGGVDAFIARYENQAPELRLVGSAAATSVVGSGAYTAVSTGTLPEQTVEMAIPWAALGLSGAPAAGVNVVGGIFGGDGYGAGDIIPDTGSTPAGANSTNCADSCRATFTAPVRVP; encoded by the coding sequence ATGAAACGCTTCCATACGCTCGGGCGCGCTGGCGCCCTGACGGCCCTCACGCTGTCCCTGTCGGCCTGCAGTCTGTTCAAATCCCCGGTCGAAACCGCCCGCGTCTGGCAGGACGAGGTCATCTACTTCGCCATGACTGACCGTTTCGCAAACGGAAACACCGCCAACGACAACGGCCCCAACCGGGACGCCGGGGACCGCGCCGACCGTACCAATCCCCTGGCGTGGCAGGGCGGTGACTTCGCCGGCCTGAAAGCGAAGATCGACGACGGGTACTTTAAGCGCATGGGGTTCACGGCGCTGTGGATCACGCCCGTCGTGTTGCAGGTGCCGGCCATTCCCGTCGGGGACGGCCCCAACCAGGGCAAGACGTTCGCCGGGTACCACGGATACTGGGCCGAGGATTTCAGGAAGATCGACCCGCACTTCGGGACCCTGGACGAGTACCGCGCGCTGATCGACGCGGCGCACCGCAACGGCCTGAAAGTCATTCAGGACATCGTCGTGAACCACGCCGGGTACGGGGCGACCCTCACGAAAACGAACCCTGAGTGGTTCAACACGCCAGAGGACTGCAAGGCGTCGGGCAACAAGACCACGGACTGCGACCTGGCGGGCCTGCCGGACTTCAAGCAGGACCTCCCGGCCGTCACGGCGTACCTGAACGACTTCGTGAAGTACTGGCGCACCGAGACCGGCATCGACGGCCTGCGGATCGATACCATGAAGCACGTCCCGGACGCGTACTGGAAGCAGTTCTTCGCGGCGGGCGGGGCGGGCGACCCGGCGAAGATCTGGTCGGTCGGCGAGGTGTTCGACGGCAACCCCGCGTACCTGGCGCGGTTCATGGACGAACTGGGATCGCCCAGCGTGTTCGATTTCGCCCTGCACTTCGCGTTCAAGGACCAGATGAGCAGCGCCGGCGGCAACCTCGACCGCGTAGCGGACGTGTTCGCGCAGGACGGCGCGTACCGCGACCCGACGCGCCTGACGACCTTCGTGGACAACCACGACGTGCGCCGCTTCGTCAGTGAGGTCACGGAGCGGGGCGGCACCGCCGCGCAGGCCGCCGAGCGGCTGGACATGGCGCTGTCCACCATGTACTTCTCGCGCGGGACGCCCAGCGTGTGGCAGGGCACCGAGATCGCGCAGGCCGGGCTGGGCGACCCGTACGGCAACACCCTGGGGCAGGGCAACCGCGAACCCATGGACTTTGCGCGGCTGGCAGGCAGCGCCCTGGACGAGCGTCTGGGCGCGCTGGCACAGGCCCGCACCCGCTACCGCGCCCTGACACGCGGCGCGCAGCAGGAACTCTGGCGGCCGAACGGCGGCGCGCCCATCCTGGCGTACCGGCGCGTGGTGAGTGGCGTGACGGGCGCGGCCGGGCAACCGGTGGTATTCGTGGTGAACGGCGGGGATGCGCCCGTGGACCTGAGCACCCTGGGAAGCGGCGGCATTCCGCTGCTGGGCACCTTCGCGGGCGGCGCCCTGACCGAGGTGACCGGGAAGGCCAGCACCCTAAGCGTCAGCGGGGGACGGCTGACCGGCACGGTCCCGGCGCGCAGCGTGCTGGCCGTGACCGCCCAGGCTGGTGCGGGCAGCAGCGGCACCGTGAACCCGGCCCTGCCGGAACTGAGCGGCCTGAAGGTCACGGCGGGCGACGGGGCCGCCGAGCTGAGCTGGACGCCCGCCACGAACCCGGCCGTCAGCGGGTACCGCGTGTACGTGAAAGCGGCGGGCGGCAGCGAACGCCTGCTGAACTTCGCGCCCATTCCGGCCGCGCAGGCGTCGCTGCTGGCGCGCGGCCTGACGAACGAGGCCGCCACGACCTTCCGGGTGGTCACGGTAGACAGCGCCGGCACCGAGAGCCGGGGCGTGAGCGTGACCGGCACGCCCAGCGAGAAGAACACCGTGCCCGTCACGTTCAGCGTGGACGCCCGCAGCCAGGGCAACGGCCCCATTGAGCTGCGCCGCTTCGATACCGGCAGCCAGATCGAGTACCCCATGACGCAGGACACGCGCGGGCAGTGGAAGACCACGCTGAACCTCCCGCTGTTCCGCGAGGTGAAGTTCAAGTACGGAAACGATGCACCCGGCGCGAAGAACAGCGGCTACGAGGGCCCCGGCCAGGGCGACCGCAGCCTGCTGGTGCGCGGCGGCGCGGCGTCCAGCGGCACGTACGACTTCACCGAGAAGCCCGCCCCGACCACCTTCATCGAGGGCACCGTCAATGGGGGGGCCGGGCCACTGGGCGGCGCGCTGGTCGAGGCCAGCAGTCAGCCCGCCGGGGGGCAGACCGGCGCTGACCCATCCCTGAACTACGCCCTGACCTTCCCGGACGGCCGGTACGTCCTGCCCGCCCCGGCCGGAACGCACACGCTGCGGGCCAGCGCGGACGGCTTCGAGGCGGCCACGCAGGACGCGGCGGCCCCGCAGACCGGCGTGAACTTCACGCTGAGTGCCCTGAGCGGCACGGTCGTCGGGAAGTACCGCATCGACGGCAAACTGAATGACTGGACCGCCCCGAAAGCGGACGTGCAGAGCCCCGCCGCCGGGACCTTCGGCGCGGACAACAACTTCCAGAACCTGCGGATCGACAGTGACGCACAGTACCTGTACCTGGGCTATCGCTACCGCGTGGCGGGCAACTCGGCCGTCGTGTACCTGGATACCGCCCCCGGCGGCGCCGCGCAGGCTGACAGCTTCGACGCCTGGAAACGCGCCGCGACCTTCAGCGGAGCCATGGGCGGCGTGGACGCCTTCATTGCCCGCTACGAGAATCAGGCCCCGGAACTGCGGCTGGTGGGCAGCGCGGCGGCCACCAGCGTGGTGGGCAGCGGCGCGTACACCGCCGTGAGCACCGGCACCCTGCCCGAACAGACGGTCGAGATGGCCATCCCCTGGGCGGCGCTGGGCCTCAGCGGCGCGCCGGCCGCCGGCGTGAACGTGGTGGGCGGTATTTTTGGCGGGGACGGGTATGGGGCCGGGGACATCATCCCGGATACGGGCAGCACCCCGGCCGGCGCGAACAGCACCAACTGCGCGGACTCGTGCAGAGCGACCTTTACTGCTCCCGTCCGGGTGCCGTAA
- a CDS encoding HD domain-containing protein, whose protein sequence is MTSFPLTDRFTAALALASQWHAGQYRKVPTGETPVIPYLSHLLGVASIALEYGATEDQAIAALLHDALEDGPANTGQTPAHLREQIAGTFGESVAHLVDDATDDTPAPGQPKRPWPARKAGYLTSLHGKNAASLLVSASDKLHNARTILADVSVLPADQRAAYFDRFGQGHGGTLQYYRLLSDHYHAAPSAHTQPRLRALLDELDLTVTALEHATGLTSNQTRQLPLLQSAQAPQ, encoded by the coding sequence ATGACCTCCTTCCCCCTGACCGACAGGTTCACGGCCGCCCTGGCCCTCGCCAGCCAGTGGCACGCCGGGCAATACCGCAAGGTGCCCACCGGCGAAACGCCGGTCATTCCGTACCTGTCTCACCTGCTGGGCGTGGCATCCATCGCCCTGGAGTACGGCGCGACCGAAGATCAGGCCATCGCCGCGCTGCTACACGACGCCCTGGAAGACGGCCCGGCCAACACCGGACAGACACCCGCCCACCTGCGCGAGCAGATCGCCGGAACGTTCGGAGAGAGCGTCGCCCATCTCGTGGACGACGCCACCGACGACACCCCCGCCCCCGGCCAGCCCAAACGCCCCTGGCCGGCCCGCAAGGCCGGGTACCTGACCAGCCTGCACGGCAAGAACGCGGCCTCACTGCTCGTCAGTGCTTCAGACAAACTGCATAACGCCCGCACCATCCTCGCCGATGTCAGCGTCCTGCCCGCCGACCAGCGCGCCGCGTACTTCGACCGTTTCGGGCAGGGCCACGGAGGCACCCTCCAGTACTACCGCCTGCTCAGTGACCACTACCATGCGGCTCCCTCCGCCCACACCCAGCCACGCCTGCGCGCCCTGCTGGACGAACTCGACCTGACCGTCACCGCCCTGGAACACGCCACCGGCCTGACCAGCAACCAGACCCGCCAGCTGCCGCTGCTGCAAAGTGCTCAGGCACCCCAGTAA
- the pxpA gene encoding 5-oxoprolinase subunit PxpA produces MQIDLNADLGEGSAHEEAVMASVTSANIACGGHAGDTETMRDSLRLAARFGVAAGAHPGFPDREGFGRRELHFPPAEVTVFVREQIEALKAVAAREGVQLCHVKPHGMLYNMAARDPALARAVAQAAADSGIGLYFGLAGQDSVMLREASALGLRALGEGFADRGYAPDGTLWPRGQAGDLLGAADAAAQGVRIAREGRTRAVTGQDIAVPAGTLCLHGDGPEAAALASELRRALQEAGVQVAAPA; encoded by the coding sequence ATGCAGATTGATCTGAACGCGGACCTGGGTGAGGGCAGCGCGCACGAGGAGGCGGTCATGGCGTCCGTGACGAGCGCGAACATCGCGTGCGGCGGGCACGCCGGGGACACGGAAACGATGCGGGATTCGCTGCGGCTCGCGGCGCGGTTCGGGGTGGCGGCGGGCGCCCACCCGGGCTTCCCGGACCGCGAGGGCTTCGGGCGGCGTGAACTGCACTTCCCGCCGGCCGAGGTCACGGTTTTCGTGCGCGAGCAGATCGAGGCCCTGAAGGCCGTGGCGGCGCGCGAGGGCGTGCAGCTGTGTCACGTCAAGCCGCACGGGATGCTGTACAACATGGCCGCGCGTGACCCGGCGCTGGCGCGGGCAGTCGCGCAGGCGGCGGCAGACAGCGGCATAGGGCTGTACTTCGGACTGGCGGGCCAGGACAGCGTGATGCTGCGCGAGGCTTCCGCGCTGGGCCTGCGGGCGCTGGGCGAGGGCTTTGCGGACCGGGGGTACGCACCGGACGGGACCCTGTGGCCGCGCGGTCAGGCAGGCGACCTGCTCGGCGCGGCCGACGCGGCGGCGCAGGGCGTGAGGATTGCGCGCGAGGGCCGCACGCGCGCCGTGACCGGGCAGGACATCGCCGTTCCGGCCGGAACGCTGTGCCTGCACGGCGACGGCCCCGAGGCAGCCGCCCTGGCGAGTGAGCTGCGCCGGGCGCTGCAGGAGGCGGGCGTGCAGGTCGCCGCCCCAGCCTGA